The window GGTCGGAGTCGTAGCCGCGGTGGGTGGCCAGGTCGAACGCGACCGAGAGCCCCTTCTGCCCGGCGGCGAGGTTGCGCCGGTAGAACGCGTTGGACGCCGCGGCGGTGGAGAAGCCGGCGTACTGCCGGATCGTCCACGGCTGGGTGGCGTACATCGTCGGGTAGGGGCCACGCAGGTAGGGCGCGATGCCCGGGTACGTGTCGAGGAAGTCGAGCCCGTCGAGGTCCTCAGCCGTGTAGAGCGGCTTGACCGGGATGCCTTCCGGGGTGTCCCAGACCGAGGCCGCGGTCTTTTCGCCCGGTGCGCTTCGCGGCGCGCCGAGCTCGACGTTCGAGAAGTCCGGAATCGTCATCGGGCCACCCCCAGGTCGTCGAGCGTCGTCGTCAGCACCGCGACCGCGTCACAACCACTAAAAACGTAACTGTCGACGTTGGGCAGCGTGCCGTTCCTGCCGGCGAGCCATACCCGCGCGGCCCCCGCTTCCTGCAGTGCGGCAGCGGCCGCCTCACCGTCGGCGGCGTAGATCTTGTCGGTCGAGCAGAGCACCGCGATGCGCGCACCGCTCTCCCGGAACGCGGCGGCGAGCTCGTCGGGCCCGAGGTTCGGCCCAGCGGGCACGGTTTCGATGCCGCCGGCTTGGAACAGGTTCGCGGCGAACGTCGCCCGGGTGGTGTAAGCGGCGAGCGGTCCGAGCGTGGCGAGGAAGACTTGCGGACGCGTCGGCGCGCGATCGGCGGCGTCCCGCAAGTTTTCGAAATCCTGGCCGTACCGCACCCGGGGGAGGCCCCCGCCGGGCACCGCGGGCGCCGGCTTCCGGGACGGCAGCTTCTCGGTGAGGTTCGGGAACTCGCTGACGCCGGTCAGCGGATCACGCCGATGCGCGATGTTCTCCCGGCGGCGCTCCCACACCTCGGCGAGGGCGTTCTCGACGTGCCCGGATTCGAGCGCTGCCGCGATGCCCCCGGCCTTCTCGACGTCGGTGAAGACGTCCCAGGCTGCCCGCGCCAGCTCGTCGGTGAGGCTCTCGACGTACCAGGACCCGCCGGCCGGATCGAGCACCCGGCCGAGTGACGACTCCTCCAGGAGCAGCGACTGGGTGTTGCGGGCGATGCGCCTCGAGAACGCGTCGGGGAGGCCGAGCACCGCGTCGAACGGCACCACGGTCACCGCGTTCGCTCCGCCGATGCCCGCACCGAAGCAGGCCAGCGTGGTGCGGAGCAGGTTCACCCACGGGTCGCGTCCGGCCATCATCGCCGCGGACGTGACCGCGTGCTGGTGCTGCGGGCTGTCCGGGGCGCCGCTCAGCTCGGCCACGCGAGCCCAGAGGCGGCGGGCCGCCCGTAGCTTGGCGATCGTCAGGAACTGGTCGGCGGTGGCGGCGTAGCGGAACTCGAGCTGTGCGAACGCGGCTTCGGCGGACAGCCCGGCGTCGGTGAGCGCCCGCAGGTAGGCGACGCCGGTCGCGATCGAGAACCCGAGTTCCTGGGCGTCCGAGCCGCCGGCGTCGTGGTAGACGGTCGCGTCGACGAGGCCGGCGCGGACGCCGGTTCCGGTGGTGCGCTGGGCGAGGTCGGTGAGGACGTCCAGCTCGACCGGTGCGCCGGTGCGGGCGCGGAGTCCGATCGGGTCGGCGCCCAGGTTGCCGCGAGCGCCGGCTGCGGGTGCGGCGCCGTCCGCGGCGCCCGGAGCCGCCGAGTCAGCCAGGCCGTCCGCGGCCTCCCGGGCAGCGGCGCCCGCGCCGGCTCCGTCCTCCGCCGAGGTCGATTCGGCCAGGCGCAGGAACGCCTCGGCGGCCTCCCGCGTCTCGGCCCCAGCGTCCAGCGAGATCGGAGCCAGACCGAGGTACACGTCGGCGAGCACCTCGGGCAGCGCGTCGACCGGGATCCCGGCCTCCCCCAGGACCAACCACAGCGACGTGACGCCGTTCTCCAAATCGGCGGCGATCGCGGCCTTGGTGGCGGCGACATCCGGGTCGGCGTGGCGCTGCCGGACGTCCCAACCGCCGGGGCGTTCGCCACCCTCGGCCGTCGTGTCCCGCAGACGGTTGCCGCGGGTGAACGGCGGGAAGCCGGGGACGCCCTGCTCGCCGGGCGCATCGGCCGCGGTGTAGAGCGCCGATACCCGGATCCCGTCGTACGTCGTGGTCGCAAGGAGCTCTTCGACCGCCTCGGGCGGCGTCTCGTCGTTCGCGACGCGGGACTTGCGCAGGACCCCCAGCGCGAGTTCCCGCCAGCGCTCCCGATCGGCCGGCTCGAAGCCGGCGGCCAGCGCGAGTGAATTCTCGGACGGCACCGTCATGCCCGGATGGTAGAGCGACTAGGAGTCAGCGCTGACTGAAGTGTGGTCTGACTAACCGGCGCGATTTCCCTGGATCGGTTAACCCGGATTCGAGGCGGTTCTGTCAACTAGCTGACAGGACCCCATCCGGGGGACGCCGGGCCCCGAACACGGGGTACGACGTCACGAGGCGTCGCGGCCACGCCGCTCGGCGAGGTCCTCATCGGCACCCGAAGGACGCCTGATGCTCCTCCACCTACCCGGACGCTCTGCGTCCGGATCCCGCGCCCGGCGGCGGGCGGTGCGTGCTGCGGCGGCGGTCGCCGCGGCAGCAGCGCTCACCGCGCTCGGGCTACCGGCGCTCGCGCCAGGCGGCGCGACCGCGTCGAGTCACCGCGAAGCCCCGACGATCTCGGGCTTCCCGCAGTACGACGACACCGACGTCTACGCGTTCGTCAGCCCCGATAAGCCCGACAGCGTCACGCTGATCGCCAACTGGATCCCGTTCGAGGAGCCCGCGGGCGGACCGAACTTCTACCCGTTCGCCACCGACGCCCGCTACGAGCTCAACGTCGACAACAACGGCGACGCGAAGCGCGACATCACCTACCGCTGGCAGTTCACCAGCACGTACGCCAGCAAGGACACGTTCCTGCACAACACCGGTCCGGTCACCAGTCTCGACGACAAGGACCTCAACTTCTGGCAGACCTACCGCCTCGAGGAGATCAAGTGGGGACCGGACGGCTCGCAGATCGGGACGAAGGAACTCGCGAAGGCGCTGCCGGTAGCCCCGTCGAACGTCGGCAAGGCGTCGATGCCGGACTACAAGAAGCTCCGCGATCGTGTGATCAGGTCCAAGGACGGCGTCACGATGTTCGCCGGCCAGTCCGACGATCCGTTCTTCCTGGACTTGCGCATCTTCGATGTGCTGTACGGCGGTGACCTGAGCGAGGTCGGCAACGACACGCTCGCGCCGTACAACGTCAACTCGGTCGCGATCCAGCTGCCGAAGTCGCGGGTCACCAAGGGCGGCGACCCGGTGATCGGCATCTGGTCGAGCACCTCCCGGAAGAACGCGTCCGGCCAGTACGTGCAGGTCTCCCGGCTCGGTATGCCGCTGGTGAACGAGGTTGTCGTCCCGATCCGGGACAAGGACAAGTTCAACGCCTCCAAGCCCGCTGACGACGCGCAGTTCCTGAAGTACGTCACCGACCCCGAGGTGCCGAAGCTGATCGAGAAGGTCTACAAGATCAAGGCACCGAAGACCCCGCGTAACGACCTCGTCCAGGCGTTCCTCACCGGCGTTCCCGGGCTGAACCAGCCGCAGAACGTCACGCCGAGCGAGCAGTTGCGGCTCAACACGTCGATTCCGCCCTCCGCGGACCCGAAGCGCCTCGGCGTCCTCGAGGGTGACAAGGCCGGCTTCCCGAACGGCCGACGGCTCGCCGACGACGTCGTCGACATCACGCTGCAGGTCGCCGAGGGCGAGCTGGTGAACGCGCCGAACGACCTGGGCGACGCGGTGGACACGAACAACGTCGAGTTCGGCCGCACCTTCCCCTACCTCGCGCTGCCGACGTCGGGTTCGGACGTCCGGTCCGGCGGGCCGGCCTCCTCCGGTTCGTCCGCGCCTGCCACGCCGCAGAGCGGGCAGGACGACACCGAGGCCAGCCCGTCGATGCTCACCGGCGGTGCGGCTGACCCGAGCACCTCGCCCGCGGCGAATGCCTCGGAGGCCGAGATGACCGACCTCGTCCCGCTGGGTTCCGCCATCGGTGGAGCCGGTCTCCTCGCGTTCGGTGCCGCCTGGTTGTGGCGCCGTCGCCGCACTTCCTGACCCACGCGTGGCCCGGCCTTTGCGGCCGGGCCACGCGCCCCTCCGGCGACAAGGAACAGTCCCGATGCCCCGGATCCGACGCCTCGCTCTCGCGGCCCTGCCGGTCGCGGTCGGTCTCACGCTCGCGTCCGCCGTCCTACTGCCTAATTCCAACGATGGGGACGCTAGGGAGCGCGCCACCGCGCGCACGGCCACCGTCGTCGCTCCGAAGGACTGTGCGTCGGACGGGTGCATCGCCGCCCTCCAAGCCTGGCTGCGGACCCATCCGAAGGACGGCCAGGCATGGTCGACGCTGGCCGTCGCCTACGTCGACCGGGCCCGGGTGACCGGCCGAACCGAGTGGTACCCCCGGGCGCAGAGCGCGCTGGACAAGGCGCTCGCGCTCGCCCCGAACGACGACGCGGCGCTCTCCGCCGCCGGAATCCTCGCCGCGGCGCGACACGAGTTCGCCGCGGCGCTGCGCTGGGGTGACCGCGCCGCCGCAGCCAACCCGTACAGCGCCCGCGCGCAGATCGTCCGCGCCGACGCGCTGGTCGAGCTCGGGCGCTACCCGCAGGCCAGGGACGCCGCCACCGCGGCCGACAACCTGGAGCCGGGCGTGCCGACGTTCACCCGGCTCTCATACTTGGACGAGCTGGCCGGGCGTACCGACCGTGCGGCGGCCCTGCTCCGGCGCGGGGTCGAGCCGGGCAACACACCGGCGGACATCGCGTTCGGCCGCTTCCATCTGGGAGAGCTGGCGCGGAACACCGGGAACCACGCCGCGGCGGCCGTCGAGTACGAGGCCGCACTCGCCGCCGACCCGGAACACCTGGCCGCGCGGGCCGGACTCGCGCGGGTCGAGGTGGCGCGGGGAAACCTGCCCGGTGCGATCGGGATCTACCGGGCGATCGTCCGGCAGATGCCGCTGCCGCAGTACGCCGCGGAGCTGGGAGAGTTGCTGGAGGCCACCGGCGACCGGGCCGGAGCCGCGCAGCAGTACGCGGTCGTCCGGGCGTCGATCGCGCTGTCACGCTCGGCGGGCGTCGTGGACGGGCCGGAGATCACGGTGTTCGAGGCCGACCACGGCAGCCCGGCCGAGGCCGTGCGGCTGGGGCAGGCTGAGTGGAAGACGCGGCAGAGTATTCACGTCGCGGACGCGCTGGGCTGGGCGCTGTTCCGGGCCGGCCGGGCCGCGGACGCGTTGCCGTACGTCCGGGCAGCGACCCGCCTGGGGACGAAGGACGCTCGGCTGCTCTACCACCGGGGCATGGTCGAGCGGGCCGCCGGACTGCCCGCCGACGCGCGCCGCTCGCTCGGCCGGGCGCTCGCGCTCGATCCGCACTTCTCCGCGCTGGAGGGGCCGCGCGCCCGCGCTGCACTGGCAGGTCTCCGATGAGGCGCGCATCCGCACTCCACGCCGCGAAGGCCGTCCGCGGCGCGGAGCCGGTCACGCGGGTCGGTCGCGGGGCTTGGCTGCGGGGGCGTCGGGCCGTGATCGCGGTGGTACTGCTGCTCGGGACGCTCGCGGGCACGCTGCTGCTGGGTACGCCCGCGCAGGCGCATCCGCTCGGCGAGCTGACCGCGAGCCGGTACAACGGGCTGGTCGTCGGCGTCGACCGGGTGTCGATCGACCACGTCGAAGACCTGGCCGAGATCCCGACCGCACAGGCCGCGCCCGAGATCGACGCCGACGGCAACGGAATGTTCGCCGCAACCGAGCTGGACCGCTACGCCCGGCGCGCGTGCACGGCGGCAGCGGCCGACGCCCGGCTGACCGTGGACGGGACCGCGCGCCCGGTACGGCTGGCCGGTGCTCCGAGCGCCCGGACCGGCAAGGGCCGAGCGGGCCTGCCGGTCCTGCGGCTGGAGTGCCCGCTGTCCGCACCGGTGCCTGCGCTGCAAGCCGCGACCGAGTACTCGTTCACGGACGCCGGGGGAGCGGGCAAGCCGGGCTGGCGCGAGCTCACCGTCGCCGGCGACCGGACCACGGTAAGCGGCGACGACGTCCGGGCCGACAGCGCGAGCCGACGGTTGACCCGGTACCCAGAGGACGCGCTCTCCTCACCGCCGGACCAGCGCTCGGCCACGTTCTCGGCACGTCCCGGCGGGTCGGCCGCCGCCCCTTCGGTGACCACCGCAGGGGGAAACTGGACTCCCGCGTCCGACCGGATCACCGAAGCCTTCACCACGCTGATCGACGGACGCACGACGCCGTGGTTCGCGGCCCTCGCCGTACTGGCCGCCGCGGTGCTCGGCGCCGCGCACGCGCTCGCGCCCGGTCACGGCAAGACCGTGATGGCGTTCTACCTGCTGGCCCGGGAACCGGTCGATACCGCTACCCACCCCGGCGGACGAGCCGCGTCGGGCGCGCGGGCTGTCACGGGCGGGCGCGCCGATACCGGGGCGCGGGCGATCTCGGGCGGATCGGCCGGTTCCGGTGCGCGGACCGTCAGGGGAGGGCGGGCCGCTTCGGGGTCGGGAGCTGCCTCCGGCGGGCGGGCCGGTTACGGGGCGCGGGCTGTCTTCGGCGGGCGGGCCACGCTCGCGGCGCGGGCCGCCCGGCGTGCGGGTAGCCGGCCGGTGCGGGCGGCGTTCGCGGTCGGAGCAGCGGTCACCGTCGCGCACACGGCGGGCGTGCTGACGCTCGGGCTACTGGTGACCGCCGGGGTAGCGGTCGCTCCTGCGACGGTGCTGCCGTGGTTGTCGGTGCTGTCCGGGGCGTTGATCCTGCTGGTAGGGATCGCGCTGCTGCGGGCTGCCAGGAGCGGCCACACCCACTTCCACGGCCCCGGCGGCCATTCACATAGCCACGGCCACGCCCACGATCATGGCGACGGCCACTCGCACGGCGAGGGCAACTCGCACGAGCGCGACCACTCGCGCAGCGACCATGCGCACGACCACCACCACGGGCATCCGCACGACCACGACCACGCGCGTGGCGAGGACAACTCACGTGGGGAGGGCCACGACCACACCCACGACCACGGCGACTCGTATGGTGAGGGCAACTCGCACGAGCGCGACCACTCACCTCGCGACCACGCGCACGGGCACGGCCACTCGCACGGCGGCGACCACGCGCACGGTGGGGGTCACTCGCACGGTGGGGGCTACTCGCACGGTGGGGGCTACTCGCACGGCGGCGGCCACGGGCACGGGCACGACCGTGGGCGCGTGTTGGATCGTGGGCGGCGAGGGGTTCAGGGGCGGCTCGCGTTGATCGCTACCGGGCTCGCCGGCGGGCTGTTGCCCAGCCCGTCCGCGCTGATCGTGTTCCTCGGTGCGGTGGCGACACACCGGGCCTGGTTCGGCGTCGTCCTCGTGGTGGCGTTCGGCGTCGGCATGGCAGCGACGCTGGCCGCCGCCGGGCTCCTCGTCCGGTACGCCGGGCAACGGGTGATCCGTGTCGTCACCGAACGTGCCGGTCAGGTTCGCTCGGCGACGCTCGCCCGCCTGGTCACCACCGCACTCCGGAAGATGCCGATCCTCACCGGCCTCGGCGTCTGCGGCGTCGGCGGCACGATCGTCCTCCGCGCCGCGCTCGGCGTCGTCTAGGGCGGGGTTACGAGCGTGCCGCGCGGGCGGATTGCATTTAGAAGACCTCTGGCCCTTCTAAATGCAATCTGCTCGATGGCGCATCGTGGCCGCGTGGGAGCCGTTCGGCGGTGCGGCGGACGGTCCACGCGCCCGGGCGTCCGCTCAGATCGGTGCGGGTCAGTGGCGCCACGTCCAGGCGCCAGAACGCCGCAGGCGGAGCGCCCAGCGCGACCACCAGCATCGCTTTGACGACCGACGGATGGGTGACGGCCACCGTCCGCGCCGGGCCGGACGCGACCCCGGACGCCGGCCCGGACGCGACCCCGGACGCGACCCCGGACGCCGGGCCGGACGCGACCCCGGACCCCACCCCGGCGAGCCACGCCGTCGCGCGGTGGAGCAGGTCGCGCACTGACTCCCCGCCGTGCGGCGCGGCGTCCGGGTCGGTGAGCCAGGCTTCCAACCCGGCCGGGTCGGCGGCGGCGACGTCGTCCAGCGTGCGCCCGCGCCAGGAGCCGTAGTCACACTCGTCCAGGCCGTCGTCGACCGTGACTTCCGTCGCTCCGAGCGCGGCTACGGCCTGCCGGCAGCGCAGCGCCGGACCGCATCGCCACTGCGCCGAGCGGTACCCGGCCAGGCCGGCGGCGGCGGCCGTGGCGGCGGCCACACCCTCCGGTAGTAGCTGCTCGTCCGGCGGAAACGCGGCGAGTTTGGTCGCGGGACTGGGGGGTGTGGTCAGTACCGTGATCCGGACGCCGGGTGAAGATTCTGCTACGCGCTGCATGATCTCGCCTGCTCCTTGCTCCCCGGCCTGCGTTGACACGCCTCCGGACGCTGCCATAGCGTTCGAACGCACTCGTGATGTGCGCGGAAGCCGGTGAGAGCCCGGCGCGGTCGCGCCACTGTAACCGGACTCATCGCCGCCGAACGGCGGTGCGTCCAGGAGCCAGACCCGGCCATCACGGAGCCCCGAGAGGGACGCGTTATCCCGAGGAGGAGTCCCAACCATGGCCAACCTGATCGAGACCGCTGGCAGCTCACGCCCGGTGGCTCTGCCCACCCCCATCCCGCTCCGCCAGATCGCGCCGTGGGCGCTGTTCGGCGGCCTGCTGCTGCTTCTCGCGCTCTACTTCGTCGGCGCCGAGGAGGGGGCGACCTCGGTCGTCGGTGGCACCTGGGTGCACGAGTTCGTGCACGACGGGCGTCACCTTCTCGGTTTCCCCTGCCACTGAGCCCGGGTTTCCCACCGTGATGGGACGTTTACTGACGAGGGGAATGGTGTCCGGCCTGATCGCGGCCGTGTTCGCCTTCCTGGTCGCCTACCTGGTGGGCGAGGGGCCGGTCGGTTCCGCGATCGACCTCGAATCCGCGGCGTCCGCTGCAGCCGGTATCCCGGCCGAGCCGGACCAGGTCAGCCGCACCGTCCAGAGCACGCTCGGGCTCGCGGTCGCGGTGGCGATCTACGGCGCCGCGATCGGCGGGCTGTTCGCGATCGCCTACGCGTTCGCGCTGGGGCGGCTCGGCCGGCTCAGCGAGCGTGCGACGGCGCTGGTCGTGGCCGCAGGCGGGTTCCTGACCGTGTTCCTGCTGCCGTTCCTGAAGTACCCGGCGAACCCTCCCGCGGTGGGTAGCGCCGAGACGATCGGTCGCCGGACCGGCCTGTACCTGCTGATGATGCTCATCTCGGTGCTGGCCGGAATCGGAGCGGCGATCTTGGCGCGGCAGCTCGAGCCGCGGCTGGGGAGCTGGAACGGCACGATCGCGGCGATCGTCATCGCGGGGCTGGTCGTGCTCGGCGCGGCCTGGGTGATGCCGAACATCAACGAGGTCGGACGCGAATTCCCGGCGGCGACGCTGTGGAGCTTCCGGATGGCGTCGATCGAGATCCAGTTCGTGCTGTGGTCGGTCCTCGGGATCGCGTTCAGCGCGCTGACCGCCCGGGCGGCCGCGCCGCGTCGCGTCCGGGCTGCTCGTCGCCCCGCTGAGCCTGAACCGGCGGCGGGCTGACCGGCCCCGGCGGCAGGCCGGAGCAGTCCGCGGGATGGCCCGACCGCGACGCTCGACCCGACCGGAACACCCCGCCCCACGATGATCAGGCTCCACCCGTGTACTCCGCGCGCGGGTGGGAGCCCGACCACGGCGAACAGCACCCGCCGTACAGCGAGCAGTACCCGCCGTACCCGGAAGGCACATACGACCGGCTGAACTTCCAGAACCCGGGACAGCCGGTCACCGATCCGCCGCCGTACCAGCAGGCCCCTTCGTGGGACCCGGATCCGCGTGACCGCGGCCCCTGGGGCGCCGCGCCGCCGGAGCCGCCGTCCCGGCGCCCCGCGACCGAGTGGCCGGCCCCGGAGCGCCCAGGCCCCGAGCGCCCAGGTCACGAGCGGCAAGGCCGGGAGCACTACGGCTCCGAGCCCTACGGGCCCGAGCGCCACGGTTCCGAGCCCTACGGTTCCGAGCCCTACGGCTCCGAGCCCTACGGGCCCGAGCGCCACGGTTCCGAGCACTACGGCCCCGACCACCGCGGTCCCGAGGGCCATCGTGGGCCCGGGGGGCACGGCGGCCCCGACCACCGCGGTCCCGAGGGCCATCGTGGGCCCGGGGGGCACGGCGGCCCTGAGCACCACGGCTCCCAGCGGCACGGACCCGAACTCGCCGCCGACGAGCTCGTGCACAGCCACACCCACAGCGCCACGACTCCGGTCTCGGCCCGCACCCGCAAGGCCGTCATCGCGATCCTCGTCCCGGCAATCGTCGCGACGCTGATCGGCCTGATCCTGCTCTGGCCCGGCAAGGTCGACTACAGCAGCAGCACCGGCCAGAGCGGCCAGCAGCAGCGCGCAGCCGGCACGGTCACCGAGGTCGTCCAGCAGACCTGCCCGGAGACACCCGAGGCGGAGTCGGCGGGGCTGACCGGGCCGTGCGGCACCGCCACGGTCAAGGTCACCGACGGCCTCGGCAAGGGCCAGACCGTCTCGATGGAGCTCCCGCAGGGCCCCGGTGCCCCGCGCGTCGACGTCGGCGACGACGTCGTCCTGCTCGTCCTGTCCGACGGCAGCGGCGAGGGTGAGACGACGGCCCGGTACACGATCGTCGACAAGCAGCGCGCCGGCTCGCTCTGGCTGCTCGCCGCGCTGGCCGCCGTCGTCGTGATCGGTTTCGGTCGCCTGCGCGGGCTGGCGGCGATCGGCGGCCTGGTCGTGAGCTTCGCCGTCCTGCTGCTGTTCATCATCCCCGGGATCCTGGACGGCTCGCCGCCGCTGCTGGTCGCGGTCGTCGGCTCGGCCGCGATCATGTTCGCGGTGCTCTATCTGACCCATGGCGTCTCGGTACGGACGTCGGTGGCGATCCTCGGCACGCTGGCCAGCCTCGTGCTCACCGGGCTGCTCGGCGCCGCGTTCACCGCGCTGACCGAGCTGACCGGCCTCGGCGACGAGCAGAGCGTCTACCTGGCCACGGTCGAGGGCGGCGTCGACATGCGTGGCCTCCTGCTGGCCGGCATCATCATCGGCTCCCTCGGCGTGCTGGACGACGTCACGATCACGCAGTCGGAGGTGGTCGCCGAGCTGGCGCGCACCCCGCGGAGCCGGTTCGACCTGTACCGGGCGGCGATCCGGGTGGGGCGGGCGCACGTCGGGTCGGCGGTGAACACGATCGTGCTTGCCTACGCCGGAGCGTCGCTGCCGCTGCTGCTGCTCATCTCGGTCAGCGGACAGAGCCTGAGCTCGCTGGTCACCGGCCAGTCGATCGCCAGCGAGCTCGTCCGTGCGCTGGTCGGGACGATCGGCCTGGTCGCGTCCGTCCCGATCACCACCGCACTCGCCGCCCTCGTCGCCGAGCCGCCCGCCGAGGACGAGGAACCCGCCCGCGCCGCCTGATCCGCTCTGGCCCGCCGCGGCCGGCCCGCCCCGCCTGACCCGCCCCGGCCCGCCGCGGCCGGCCCGCCTACGGCCGGCCCGCCTACGGCCGGCCCGCGGCGGCCGCTCAGCCTGCGGCGGCCGCGGACTGCTGGGCCTGAATAGCCTTCTTGAGCCCCTTCACCACCGGCCCGACCCGCTCGCCCAGCGTCTCGATCCGACGCTTGAACTGGCGCCGGTCCGCGCGGCTCACCACGATCCTCAGCTCACCGTACGCAGCGAGCGCGACCACGGCCGCGTCCCGCACGTCCACCCGGTCGACCTGCTCACCGCCGCGCAGCGCGCGCCGGGCGCTCTCCGCGAACCGGTGCCGCGCCCGGGTGTCGCGGAGCGTGATCTTCCAGTACGGGAACACGCCGAGGAGGCGGTGGCGGTCGGCCCGGATGACGTGCTCGGCGGCCAGCTGCTCGCGGACCAGCTTGAGGCAGGCGCCGGTGCGGCGTCCGGCCCAGTCCTGCCACTTCCGCGGCTTCTTGCTCTCCGCGATCTCGGCGAGGACCACGCCGAGCACCGGATCGTCGATCACCGGCTTCCCGACGACGACCACCCGGCCGTCCTGGTCAGCGATGTGCCCGCTGATCGCCAGCTCGGCCAGCACCGCCGCCCGCAGCAGCGTTCCGAGGTGACTCCAGTTGGTGAGCCGCTGCTTCTTCGGGTCGTACGCGAGCAGGAATAACCTCGCCGGAAGCAGGGTCTCGCGCTCCATCGTGCACTCCTCACGGGGTCTCTGACTCGTCT is drawn from Cryptosporangium aurantiacum and contains these coding sequences:
- a CDS encoding tetratricopeptide repeat protein: MPRIRRLALAALPVAVGLTLASAVLLPNSNDGDARERATARTATVVAPKDCASDGCIAALQAWLRTHPKDGQAWSTLAVAYVDRARVTGRTEWYPRAQSALDKALALAPNDDAALSAAGILAAARHEFAAALRWGDRAAAANPYSARAQIVRADALVELGRYPQARDAATAADNLEPGVPTFTRLSYLDELAGRTDRAAALLRRGVEPGNTPADIAFGRFHLGELARNTGNHAAAAVEYEAALAADPEHLAARAGLARVEVARGNLPGAIGIYRAIVRQMPLPQYAAELGELLEATGDRAGAAQQYAVVRASIALSRSAGVVDGPEITVFEADHGSPAEAVRLGQAEWKTRQSIHVADALGWALFRAGRAADALPYVRAATRLGTKDARLLYHRGMVERAAGLPADARRSLGRALALDPHFSALEGPRARAALAGLR
- a CDS encoding CbtB domain-containing protein; translated protein: MANLIETAGSSRPVALPTPIPLRQIAPWALFGGLLLLLALYFVGAEEGATSVVGGTWVHEFVHDGRHLLGFPCH
- a CDS encoding methylmalonyl-CoA mutase family protein; this encodes MTVPSENSLALAAGFEPADRERWRELALGVLRKSRVANDETPPEAVEELLATTTYDGIRVSALYTAADAPGEQGVPGFPPFTRGNRLRDTTAEGGERPGGWDVRQRHADPDVAATKAAIAADLENGVTSLWLVLGEAGIPVDALPEVLADVYLGLAPISLDAGAETREAAEAFLRLAESTSAEDGAGAGAAAREAADGLADSAAPGAADGAAPAAGARGNLGADPIGLRARTGAPVELDVLTDLAQRTTGTGVRAGLVDATVYHDAGGSDAQELGFSIATGVAYLRALTDAGLSAEAAFAQLEFRYAATADQFLTIAKLRAARRLWARVAELSGAPDSPQHQHAVTSAAMMAGRDPWVNLLRTTLACFGAGIGGANAVTVVPFDAVLGLPDAFSRRIARNTQSLLLEESSLGRVLDPAGGSWYVESLTDELARAAWDVFTDVEKAGGIAAALESGHVENALAEVWERRRENIAHRRDPLTGVSEFPNLTEKLPSRKPAPAVPGGGLPRVRYGQDFENLRDAADRAPTRPQVFLATLGPLAAYTTRATFAANLFQAGGIETVPAGPNLGPDELAAAFRESGARIAVLCSTDKIYAADGEAAAAALQEAGAARVWLAGRNGTLPNVDSYVFSGCDAVAVLTTTLDDLGVAR
- a CDS encoding CbtA family protein; protein product: MGRLLTRGMVSGLIAAVFAFLVAYLVGEGPVGSAIDLESAASAAAGIPAEPDQVSRTVQSTLGLAVAVAIYGAAIGGLFAIAYAFALGRLGRLSERATALVVAAGGFLTVFLLPFLKYPANPPAVGSAETIGRRTGLYLLMMLISVLAGIGAAILARQLEPRLGSWNGTIAAIVIAGLVVLGAAWVMPNINEVGREFPAATLWSFRMASIEIQFVLWSVLGIAFSALTARAAAPRRVRAARRPAEPEPAAG
- a CDS encoding DUF4331 domain-containing protein; the protein is MLLHLPGRSASGSRARRRAVRAAAAVAAAAALTALGLPALAPGGATASSHREAPTISGFPQYDDTDVYAFVSPDKPDSVTLIANWIPFEEPAGGPNFYPFATDARYELNVDNNGDAKRDITYRWQFTSTYASKDTFLHNTGPVTSLDDKDLNFWQTYRLEEIKWGPDGSQIGTKELAKALPVAPSNVGKASMPDYKKLRDRVIRSKDGVTMFAGQSDDPFFLDLRIFDVLYGGDLSEVGNDTLAPYNVNSVAIQLPKSRVTKGGDPVIGIWSSTSRKNASGQYVQVSRLGMPLVNEVVVPIRDKDKFNASKPADDAQFLKYVTDPEVPKLIEKVYKIKAPKTPRNDLVQAFLTGVPGLNQPQNVTPSEQLRLNTSIPPSADPKRLGVLEGDKAGFPNGRRLADDVVDITLQVAEGELVNAPNDLGDAVDTNNVEFGRTFPYLALPTSGSDVRSGGPASSGSSAPATPQSGQDDTEASPSMLTGGAADPSTSPAANASEAEMTDLVPLGSAIGGAGLLAFGAAWLWRRRRTS
- a CDS encoding sulfite exporter TauE/SafE family protein; the encoded protein is MRRASALHAAKAVRGAEPVTRVGRGAWLRGRRAVIAVVLLLGTLAGTLLLGTPAQAHPLGELTASRYNGLVVGVDRVSIDHVEDLAEIPTAQAAPEIDADGNGMFAATELDRYARRACTAAAADARLTVDGTARPVRLAGAPSARTGKGRAGLPVLRLECPLSAPVPALQAATEYSFTDAGGAGKPGWRELTVAGDRTTVSGDDVRADSASRRLTRYPEDALSSPPDQRSATFSARPGGSAAAPSVTTAGGNWTPASDRITEAFTTLIDGRTTPWFAALAVLAAAVLGAAHALAPGHGKTVMAFYLLAREPVDTATHPGGRAASGARAVTGGRADTGARAISGGSAGSGARTVRGGRAASGSGAASGGRAGYGARAVFGGRATLAARAARRAGSRPVRAAFAVGAAVTVAHTAGVLTLGLLVTAGVAVAPATVLPWLSVLSGALILLVGIALLRAARSGHTHFHGPGGHSHSHGHAHDHGDGHSHGEGNSHERDHSRSDHAHDHHHGHPHDHDHARGEDNSRGEGHDHTHDHGDSYGEGNSHERDHSPRDHAHGHGHSHGGDHAHGGGHSHGGGYSHGGGYSHGGGHGHGHDRGRVLDRGRRGVQGRLALIATGLAGGLLPSPSALIVFLGAVATHRAWFGVVLVVAFGVGMAATLAAAGLLVRYAGQRVIRVVTERAGQVRSATLARLVTTALRKMPILTGLGVCGVGGTIVLRAALGVV
- a CDS encoding histidine phosphatase family protein, producing the protein MQRVAESSPGVRITVLTTPPSPATKLAAFPPDEQLLPEGVAAATAAAAGLAGYRSAQWRCGPALRCRQAVAALGATEVTVDDGLDECDYGSWRGRTLDDVAAADPAGLEAWLTDPDAAPHGGESVRDLLHRATAWLAGVGSGVASGPASGVASGVASGPASGVASGPARTVAVTHPSVVKAMLVVALGAPPAAFWRLDVAPLTRTDLSGRPGAWTVRRTAERLPRGHDAPSSRLHLEGPEVF